The Tripterygium wilfordii isolate XIE 37 chromosome 1, ASM1340144v1, whole genome shotgun sequence sequence ACTAGCATTTTGCCTTATAATAATTCAATCTTCTTTGACCCTCAAGACAGACgaacatgttcaattcctgaagaCAAcgcttcacatattatgtggggataaggtcTATGTACATGTCGCCCACTGTTGGAGGCTTttgcacgggtgttgtttaccttcttAAACCCTCAAGCTTCAGTTTATTTTAAGGCACTCAATTTTTCATTCTTAAATTTCTTCAGCAAGTCTGAAGAAtcattatttggatttttgtaGACTTCAAGCTTGCAAAAGCTATGAGGATGCCAACTTTGGCTCTCTGTCTGATCAAAAGTTTGGAATCCAAGTTTATTCAAAATGTTTTTCCTACAAGAGAGATCTTGGACCATAGGTGAGATATTACATATCGTCTTCTCATCTAGGCGAGGGATGAACACGTAGGAGGCTGTACATTGGAGAATGACCAAAGCACATTGGTATTTGTGGATCAGTATTGCTTCAGTAAGTCCATCACCATGAGGGTTTTTGAGTACAAAATCAAGTGTGTTTCAGACTTTCAGTTGGGGTTACAAAGTGCATATTTAGTCAACCTCTCCATTATTTTCCTCCTTTCTCTCACATGGTCTTTTGTTGATATAATTGCTATTGACCCATAGCTGTAGATTGTATGATATACTTATTTGTACAAATGCTTCTTTTGTTCATTGTTTAGGCAGGGATTCTCGCGTGCGAACAACTTCAGGAAGTGTCATGGCTAATGATTATGTTGTTGCTAATGAAGACCCGGGCATTGTCCAGAAATTCCGCTTGTCAACAATAGGTATCCTTCTTTGTGTTTCTGTTTTCCAGTTGAACTGGTTATATACACTTCTACTCTGTAAGGGCATTGCATAGTTTTCTTGTCCGTTCCATCTTCGCCTAGACTTAGACTTCTGTCTAATTTGTCAGTGTGtgacaatttttgttttgatacaGTGAAATCAAAGTTTCCAGCTCCCCTTGCTACAAAAACATTTTACTCTCAAAGAAACCATCGCCTCCGTTTAGCAATTAATCATCTATATTCCGCGGTATCAGCTGCAGATGTAACCAGCAGCCTGGTGGGTCCAGAACTATCACAGGAAATGCAATGAGAAGCATCATCTCAGATGTTCTCTTCACTCAAACaagttgatgatttgagcaatgaGCAGGTTGCCccttttattctttatttttgggTCCTCTTCAATTCATCTGGACTTTTGTAAGGAGGGTGCTATGATGTGATTTACGTAAGGACGACATAAATGCCAATATGCCATGCTCTGGTTTTCATAAACCCTGATTGTTGAAGTCCTCCTTCAGACAAGTTTTACCAAAAGTTTATTTCGGAATGCCATATTTTTATTGTTCCAGGCTCCTCCTTTTAGATAATGAAGCATGTGAAATGAACTCTGTGTTAAGCTTGGTGCTTATTGATGTTTAAAAAATGACTATGCTTCCTAGCATCATGAGAAGGTGTGTCGTTTTTCTTAAATATGTAGGCTTCTAGCATCCATACTCTAGCACAAAAGAATTGAAGTGATTTTGTAGCGTTAGTGTTGAATGGCAAACAAGAGGGAGATGAATTAACAGATATGAATTTTTCTCAACACATGTTAATGGTAAAACAATTGCATTATCTTTTTTGTGCAACAATCGGATTTCTTGCCATTTTGTCAGACACGGCTAGCATTTTTGAGCAtagaattattttatttttgtgatgtTGCTTTAACCATTCATAGTAAGGTCACATGAGTAGGTTGGTACTTTTTGCACCTTTTTTTATGTGAAGAGTTGATGCATGTATGTGATATGGTTGTTGCTTTTACTATTTGTAGTGAATTAGTGATACTTGGAGAAGGTAAAGTGCGGTCATATGAGCAGGTTGGTACTTTTTGCACCATTTTTTATCTTGAGAGTTGATGCATGTATGTGATATGATTATATAACTAATACTTGCAACTAATCATTTTCTTGAGGAAATGAGAAGAGCTTATGAGACAAGCTATAATTGATATTCAATGTAAGAAGTTGTGGCGCATGAGGAAGCAAAGTGGTGCCTCACATGAGATGCGAGCATTTTTTACTCTATATGCTTTGTTATTTGTTCAGTGGTTATATTAGATTTGATGCCGTCACTTATGCACCATTTGATTTATTGAGGAGAAACTAAAACTATACTGTTACTTTTCCTTGGAAAACAGACAGAGTCCTTCTTCATGGAGACATTTTACTCAAATTTCTGATTTGGGCTTGAACAAATCGGGAGTATGGCTGTCATCCTGCAACCCTACAAATAATCTTCATATCGATGATGCTCCAAGGCAAGAGATTGCTCCCGTTGGATTGCTTAGGGGCAAATATGTCTCAAAGCTGTTTTCATTCACAGGAAACTCGGGTATTACCACTTATTATTGTTTGCTAACTAAAAAATTCTTAGTTTTTTTGGATTAGCTGCGGTCTTGAACATTATCTTTGCTAGTAAAGAAATTTTAAAGTATCTTGGCCACTAAATCTATAATAAGCCTAATAACCAGGAGTTTCAGCAGTGCTTCTTCTTTACTGCAAATATTATGGTGGATTCTTAGAGGCCTTGTGATATTCATGTATGGAAAATTTGCAGTAATTTCATCAGTGACAACagtaatttctaaatacaatcATCAACATCGATTTGATAAATTAGCTTTCGAACACTATACTATCATTTTGtatctagtttttctttttagcGTTTAATATTTGTTACCATATctcttgactttttttttggcttttgtaGGAAAATCCAATGAACCTATCCAGCATCCAAATGGAAGTGCTCCTATTTTATTGTATTCCTCTTAGAAACTTGTACAGGCAATGCGGTATCTACCCCAATACACAAGGTTAGAACCATATTTTGGAACTGAAATAGGAAATCTCTGTAAGTGTTCATTCTAGCCTTCTTTAATGTATTTGACATCAAACCTCTATTTATATTcaagagaaataaaagaaagtatattttgtagCCATAGTTTTATGGTGGGCTGATGGGATCTttgcattttgattttgttttctcctgataattacattttttatgGCTTTGTTTTCATGAAGTCCCTTGACATCGTCAATGGAAGAACTTGGTCTTATGAGGTTAACAAATATCCTGGTGAGTTGCTATTCTTGGCTGCCTGAGCGCTATTGATGCAAGAATGGAAAtggaagctttttttttttttttgaatggggaCATGGAAACTGTTTAAACCAGTTATCTTTGGATTTCATTTCTGTACCGTTAGGGTTTTGGAAGATGGAATACACTAGAAGTTTAAAATATTGATAGGTGATAGGTATTCGAGAAGAGATATGGAAGTTCGAAACTATGTATTTTTGGCTGTACTGTGGCTGTCTAAGATTGGTAGTAATTGGAATTTGATGCAGAGTTGGTGCTCTGATTCAACGAATAATTGAGCAGCAGTTATCTGGAATCATGTTAGTTTCAACCAGAAACGTCAAATTGTGAAGACGGACGTGGCAGCAAAGGAAGGAATAATTGGGGTTTGTTAACCGTCTTCATCTACATTAAGTGGATGACTTTGTCTTCTACTGAACAATCAAGTCCATCATCTAATGATGTTCTCTTTTACTATAGGAACTAAGTGAGGTTCTTCTCCACCATGGCCATCATTTGGGGAAATAACTAAGAAGGTTTGCATTCTGTATTcccttattttaaaattttaagtttttgatTGAGTACTATGCTTTTAAACTCCATGAAATTTGGTCTGGGTTTGTGTTCTGGAGTCCAGGAAACATGACCAACACACACCATCCATGGAGCAACTTGGTAGTGGGATATGTTGGTCGTCTAAAGGGAAACTAAAGGTAcaaattcaatatttttgtAATACAGTAGTATATCTTTTGGAATCTCCTGTTTTCCATGTGATGAATAAGTCTTTCTTCTATAGGATCTAGACCTCTGATACAGTAATGACAGTTCATAATTGATATTTGAGAATCACATTCCCCGGTATATTGAATTCCACTCACTTTGCCAATCTTAGATTAGTATATGCTCAAGCTTAGGTGACAGCGGCCTAACACTAGAGGACCCAGTTGGAAATAAGGAAGAATCCTTGTTTTTGTAGTGGATGATAGTGGACTTTAAACTTTAAGCATAGCACATGTTTAGTTTAGGGTAGGTGGCGAGTCACTGTCCTATACCATTGTCCTTAAATTGTGGTTTTTGATGTGAAGTTGATtacaatattttgttatttctaTTAATTACTGTAAGTCAGCGGTTTAGTTACGCTGattaatatatgctactattCCTTTGTTCAATCATTCGTTTCCCAAATAGTTGAGTTGGCCCTGATGAATCCTTCATTTGAAGGACTCAAGTTTTCCTTACCCAGACTAACACCTCGCAACATACCTTAACAACAACTTCCATCGAAGCATAGATAGAGAATCATATCTTTATGATAGCGAAGTTGGTGAATCTCTGTGGAGCCCAAACGTATGAACTTTAGAAGTATTGAGTTTGATTCCCAATGTGAGCAATACACTTGTGGTCACGTGTTAGGTTTTGGCCCAACTTATCATatcgtcaggtgagaaacttatgTGTCGGATTGCCTGACGGCTAGAGTTTAAGCTCATATGGGATGTCAAAAGagcaaacttgtatggtgtcgttatcggttatcaaaaaaaaaaagttacttttatatttattttttaaaacaagatAGGAACTAGGAAGGGACCAATACCAATACCGATCCCAATCGATTTGGTTGCCCCATTAAGTTGGAAAGAAAACTATGTTATCATATTTAAGCATGTAACTCATGTCAATTGTAGTAACTATATTACTAGAGTTTAAATTATTTGTCTTGAGATAATCTCTACTGGAATGAATGGCTTTCTTATAGAAAGCTCAGCTATTTAAATTATTTGTCGTATGGAATGTCTCTCTCATTTGTCTTAGCAAACTTGTGAACACTACAGAAACTTCGGCCTATTGAGCTTATCTTGTTTGGTTTCTGGTTTTGATGTTGACAATATGATAGAAATATCCAACCACATTATACAAAAAGTCCTCCAGCCTCCGTGAGTGCacatgtgtttttgtttttagctCCCTTCGGTTCGAATTTTCTGTTTGTGTCGTTAATTATTGCTTGGGAGAATTTAGTATTTTCTTTTGGTCATGATGAGAATATTCTGAGTTATAATAATTCCTTCCTCTCACAATTTCTTGTGGAAAAGTGAAATATGAAGAGTACAATTTGCTGGTTGTGATGTCCCACTATCGTCAGTTGGGAAATTTTTGTGCACTCGGATATTCATATCAAATGTTTGAAGAACAAATTTGGATGATATCGTTCTCGATCGATAAAAATAATAGTTGCAAAGTAGTTTGAAATCAGGGGACACAATAAAAATGAGGGACAAAAGAAGCAGCCGCATGTTTATGGTCTCCGCCCGTGGACTGCGACTCAAAGGATGGCCTCCGGTAAACGATGGGACCCACTTCCATTAAGCTAATGATTGGAAGAGtagattttttttccagataTTTATCTTTATCATTCCCTAAGGATTAGCTAATACTAATCATCAACCTTCCGTCTTTTCGGTCTGCACATATCTTAATAATATTCAATATCACCATGATTTAAAATGTTTAAAATCCAATTTCATATTaggaaaatatttaaattaggaaaatgaaataaaagcATGAAATACGAAATTTGgggttattttatttattttatctatAACAATAATAGataagaataagatttttggtGCTGACGTGGCAAGCACTGCCATCTATCACGGTTCCACAATCCACACTAGTGTCTGGTGCTAACGGGGAAAGCTTTATCAGgagcacaaacaaacaaacaaacacggTCCTCTTTCTCcatttctctctgtttctccaCAAATATCCCAAACTTTGTAGCCCTAATTTGTCTATTTATAGTTTATAGTCTAACCATGAACAGTAGTAGAAATCAAATCTTGTTTGGTATTCGCAGttagagaagaagaggaggtAATTATTCAGGGGATTGATCAAAATGTCAATTATGAGCATCATGAGGTCTCGTTCTTGCCGGGCCGGGATTGAAGGGGGCTCTGCGGCGGAGGCGGCTAGGAAAGGAGGAAACCAGGAGGATCAGCGCAGCTTCTGGGCCAACATGCCGCTGGAAATGTTGAGGGAGGTGTTGGTAAGAATTGAGGCATCGGAGAGCTGCTGGCCGACCAGGAAAAGCGTGGTAGCTTGCGCCGGTGTCTGCCGGAGCTGGAGACAGATCGTTAAGGATCTTGCCAAGGTACCGGAGATCTCTGGGAAGCTCACTTTCCCTATATCTCTCAAACAGGTACATCCTCAGTACATACACGTTATTTTGTGATGTTTAATTTGGTTGGAAAATAGTTATTGTAGACCGAATTGAGCTTGGAATTGGTCATTCAGTGCGCACAAAAAGTGGTGAAAGCTCTTTAGGATCACTTATAGTTTGGATGTTGCAGGTCCGCTGTAATTACTAGATTCTACTTTTGCAGATCGCCTCCTTTTTCATTGagagatattttttttgtttcaacttTAGTGTTGTGAAACGTAGGTTGTCGTTAGTAGAGACTTCTTGAGTATAAGGTTTCACGATCATCCTTTGCTGATTGCTTAATGCTTGTTCCTTTATTCAGCCTGGTCCGAGGGATATTCTCGTCCGATGCTTTATAAAGCGGTGTAGATCAACCCAAACATATAATCTTTACCTTGGTCTAACTAATGGTGAGCATTTGCTGCTTTAAATGGTCCAGTCCATTTTCAAGCtgtctatatatgtattttttttcttttgttttgtaagATTTTCTTACTAGTCAATTGAACTAATGCCCGCCCAAACTTTTTTGTGGCAGCACTGACGGATGATGGAAAATTCCTGCTTGCTGCACGCAAGAATAGACGTCCCACCTGCTCTGATTATATCATTTCTCTTGATGCTGATGATATGTCTAAGGGGAGCAGCACTTATGTTGGGAAATTGAGGTGCACTGTAACATGCATATAGTCTGTCTTTTGATTATTTTATCTCTTGCGGTAATTTGATTATTTACCCCTACTTTTGGATAGATCAAACTTTTTGGGCACCAAGTTCACCGTCTACGATGCACAACCCCCTCATGCTGGAGCTAAGATGAGAAAAGGTTCTTCCACCAAGCTAGTTAATGCAAAACAAGTTTCACCGAGAGTTCCTGCTGGAAATTATCCAGTCGCACACATCTCTTATGAATTAAATGTGCTAGGTGCCAGGTAAGAATTTGGTATTGTTGCTTcgttgttttctttgttgttaccTGGAGTGCAACATTATGATCATGGATGGTGTATCTTATGTTTATCTTTTTCATCTAACAAGAAGGGGTCCAAGAAAAATGCAATGTATTATGGATGCAATTCCTGTCACTGCTATTGGACCTGGTGGAATATGCCCCATGCAAACCGAGTTTTCTCTTAGCAATGTAGATGCCTTTCCATCGATCTCATTTTCTCGAACAAAATCAAACCGTATGGAGATTTCTCAATCAGGATCTGTAGACAGGCAGAAAGACGGAGCTCTGGTGTTGAAAAACAAGGCTCCTAGGTGGCATGAGCAACTCCAGTGCTGGTGTTTGAACTTCCATGGACGAGTGACAGTTGCTTCGGTGAAAAACTTTCAGCTTGTGGCTTCTCCAGAAAATGTGTCAGCTGGACCAGAACATGAGAAGATTGTCCTCCAATTTGGAAAAGTAGGAAAGGATTTATTTACCATGGATTATCGTTacccgatttctgcattccaAGCGTTTGCAATCTGCCTCAGCAGCTTTGACACCAAGATTGCTTGTGAATGATGTGAGATGAAACAGGTATGGaacttctctttcaaaaaatatattatattttccaCAACCGTAATGATATAGAACTTCTCTTCCAAAACAGTTATATTTTCCACAACCATAATGGTTTTACAATATGACACAAAAGTGTGAAATGAGATTTGTAGCTGCTCTGCTGCTTTGTGCAAGTACAAGTTCATTTTCAAACTGGATGAACTTGTGGAAAGTGGAAAAATTTTCTGCATGTACTTATGAATGTATATGTTCTCATTTGGTCTAGACACCTGCAATCATGTAAATGATCTGGGCGTCCTTTTGTTATCTAATGGTGTGAAATTGGCCACAATATTTTTTTGCTGCGGGCAGCTTTTGGTGGGACTTTTTGTTGTTTGCTTTTCcttaaatctgtttgcactctttCCAAAAGATTGCGCAATGGCGCAAGTGATTGGTTGGCTGAAGTTTTCTGTTGCAATCGTCTACTAATATAATGTTGTGGGTCAGTGGCTCACTTGTGTTTTGGTACAATATGCTGGCGAACTTTATggctgatcatcatcatcatcaatattaatattagttttttttattactatCATTGAGTTTATCTGGGTGCAACCTAAATGTCACAGATTCAATTCTAGGAAACAGGGGGTAAAGTCTGCAT is a genomic window containing:
- the LOC119999460 gene encoding tubby-like F-box protein 6 isoform X2, yielding MSIMSIMRSRSCRAGIEGGSAAEAARKGGNQEDQRSFWANMPLEMLREVLVRIEASESCWPTRKSVVACAGVCRSWRQIVKDLAKVPEISGKLTFPISLKQPGPRDILVRCFIKRCRSTQTYNLYLGLTNALTDDGKFLLAARKNRRPTCSDYIISLDADDMSKGSSTYVGKLRSNFLGTKFTVYDAQPPHAGAKMRKGSSTKLVNAKQVSPRVPAGNYPVAHISYELNVLGARGPRKMQCIMDAIPVTAIGPGGICPMQTEFSLSNVDAFPSISFSRTKSNRMEISQSGSVDRQKDGALVLKNKAPRWHEQLQCWCLNFHGRVTVASVKNFQLVASPENVSAGPEHEKIVLQFGKVGKDLFTMDYRYPISAFQAFAICLSSFDTKIACE
- the LOC119999460 gene encoding tubby-like F-box protein 6 isoform X1 → MSIMSIMRSRSCRAGIEGGSAAEAARKGGNQEDQRSFWANMPLEMLREVLVRIEASESCWPTRKSVVACAGVCRSWRQIVKDLAKVPEISGKLTFPISLKQPGPRDILVRCFIKRCRSTQTYNLYLGLTNALTDDGKFLLAARKNRRPTCSDYIISLDADDMSKGSSTYVGKLRSNFLGTKFTVYDAQPPHAGAKMRKGSSTKLVNAKQVSPRVPAGNYPVAHISYELNVLGARRGPRKMQCIMDAIPVTAIGPGGICPMQTEFSLSNVDAFPSISFSRTKSNRMEISQSGSVDRQKDGALVLKNKAPRWHEQLQCWCLNFHGRVTVASVKNFQLVASPENVSAGPEHEKIVLQFGKVGKDLFTMDYRYPISAFQAFAICLSSFDTKIACE